The Sporosarcina luteola genome contains a region encoding:
- a CDS encoding RNA-binding protein: MDSIIQHFRKEEQPFIETVVGWTREVEDTYSPKLTGFLDPRQIFILNTIVRNTGLQFGVHGAFPEPERQRALIYPDYYEPEDDDFQVSIFTVRYPAKFMTLEHKDILGSIMALGIDRSKFGDIRLEGDVAQFAVAEEMKDYLIANLTSIGKSKVRVEELGSSDELIVLAESWKEELHTISSLRLDSIVASLVNCPRQKAVSLIQNDKVKVNHVVRDQQAFEVNESDILSIRGSGRFKIMSIEGRTRKDKIRLLIGRLE, translated from the coding sequence ATGGATTCGATCATACAACATTTCAGAAAAGAAGAGCAGCCGTTCATTGAAACGGTCGTCGGGTGGACGAGAGAAGTAGAGGATACATACTCTCCGAAGCTCACGGGCTTTCTCGATCCGAGGCAGATCTTCATTTTGAATACCATCGTCAGAAACACTGGTCTGCAATTCGGGGTCCATGGTGCATTCCCAGAGCCGGAAAGACAACGGGCATTGATTTACCCGGATTATTACGAACCGGAAGACGATGATTTCCAGGTGTCTATTTTTACGGTAAGGTATCCAGCGAAATTCATGACACTTGAGCACAAAGATATTTTAGGTTCCATTATGGCGCTGGGCATCGACCGTTCAAAATTCGGAGATATCCGTTTGGAGGGAGATGTCGCCCAATTCGCCGTCGCAGAGGAAATGAAGGATTATCTAATCGCCAATTTGACGTCAATCGGTAAATCCAAGGTGCGAGTGGAAGAGCTTGGTTCTTCCGATGAACTAATCGTACTGGCAGAATCATGGAAGGAAGAGCTCCACACGATCAGCTCACTGCGCCTTGACTCGATTGTCGCTTCATTAGTGAATTGTCCGCGTCAAAAAGCGGTCTCGCTCATCCAGAATGATAAAGTCAAAGTGAATCACGTCGTCCGCGATCAGCAAGCGTTTGAGGTGAATGAATCAGACATTCTTTCAATCAGGGGATCAGGCCGTTTTAAAATCATGTCGATAGAAGGACGGACACGAAAAGACAAAATACGGTTGTTGATTGGTAGGTTAGAATGA
- a CDS encoding YggT family protein — protein sequence MGLIEIITLLFSIILRAIDIYLILLIVYILMSWVPASRETKFGIFLGKITEPYLGFFRKFIPPLGMIDISPIVAIFVLNYLVSSGVREVYRLIIASLM from the coding sequence ATGGGACTAATAGAAATAATTACTTTGCTTTTTTCGATTATATTACGGGCGATAGATATATACTTGATACTCCTCATTGTTTATATATTGATGTCATGGGTGCCTGCATCACGTGAGACGAAATTCGGCATTTTCTTGGGGAAAATCACTGAACCTTATTTAGGGTTTTTCCGCAAGTTCATCCCGCCTCTAGGTATGATCGATATTTCACCGATCGTCGCAATATTCGTTTTGAATTATTTGGTTTCGAGCGGGGTACGAGAAGTATATCGATTGATCATTGCCTCACTTATGTGA
- a CDS encoding cell division protein SepF, whose translation MSIKRRFEKWFYLDEEEEFQQEKPVRDQQPVQEQQPRRAVARKPQVAETPQQPGTVVSLQSIQKSSKVVLFEPRVYAEAQDISEHLKNKRAVVVNLQRIERDQGIRIVDFLSGTVYALGGDIQRIGTDIFLCVPENVEVAGTISDFFER comes from the coding sequence ATGAGCATAAAAAGACGATTTGAGAAATGGTTCTATCTTGATGAAGAAGAGGAATTTCAGCAGGAGAAGCCTGTCCGGGATCAACAGCCCGTGCAAGAACAACAGCCGAGAAGGGCGGTTGCTCGGAAGCCGCAAGTTGCGGAAACGCCACAGCAACCAGGAACGGTCGTCAGCTTACAGAGCATCCAGAAATCTTCGAAGGTTGTTCTTTTTGAACCGCGTGTCTACGCAGAAGCACAAGACATTTCGGAGCATTTAAAGAATAAAAGAGCCGTTGTCGTCAATTTGCAAAGGATCGAGCGTGATCAAGGGATCCGCATCGTCGATTTCCTGAGCGGAACCGTCTACGCACTTGGCGGGGATATTCAACGGATCGGCACTGACATTTTCTTATGCGTGCCTGAAAACGTAGAAGTGGCTGGTACCATTTCGGATTTTTTTGAAAGATAG
- a CDS encoding YggS family pyridoxal phosphate-dependent enzyme: MQKIEQGIQAACDRSGRKRQEVTVVAVTKQVSASRAREVIELGITDLGENRPEGLLAKQESIQSEKNNWHFIGNVQSRKVKDIINQVDYLHSLDRLSIAKEIQKRASAPVDCFVQVNVSGEESKSGLQPDDLEEFVLQLADYDKIRVVGLMTMAPFTQDEEWIRTTFRSLRDLRDQLAEKELDHAPCTLLSMGMSNDYAVAIEEGATHVRIGTALVGTESEGDE, from the coding sequence ATGCAAAAAATAGAACAAGGAATACAAGCAGCCTGCGATCGTTCGGGAAGAAAACGTCAAGAAGTAACAGTCGTGGCGGTAACAAAGCAAGTATCTGCAAGCAGGGCACGCGAAGTCATCGAACTCGGCATTACGGATCTTGGTGAAAATCGGCCGGAAGGACTTCTAGCAAAGCAGGAAAGCATCCAATCCGAGAAGAACAACTGGCACTTCATCGGTAATGTGCAAAGCAGGAAAGTAAAAGATATTATTAACCAAGTCGATTATCTGCATTCACTGGATCGACTAAGCATCGCAAAAGAGATTCAAAAACGTGCATCTGCTCCGGTTGACTGCTTCGTACAAGTGAATGTATCCGGGGAAGAGTCCAAATCAGGTCTGCAGCCTGATGACTTGGAAGAATTCGTCCTTCAATTGGCCGATTACGATAAAATCCGTGTTGTTGGCTTGATGACCATGGCACCATTCACGCAAGATGAGGAATGGATTCGAACAACTTTCCGTTCGTTGCGAGACCTTCGTGACCAACTTGCCGAGAAAGAATTGGACCATGCACCATGCACACTATTATCCATGGGAATGTCAAATGATTATGCCGTTGCTATCGAAGAAGGTGCAACTCACGTTAGAATCGGAACCGCATTAGTCGGAACGGAGAGCGAGGGAGACGAATGA
- a CDS encoding PRC-barrel domain-containing protein, which yields MRFSELQKKEVIEVKKGSFLGFVQDATIDMKNGKIDVLQIGGAERSLFLESKMKDLKQIKYDDVLTIGKDIVLVGKKADK from the coding sequence ATGCGTTTTTCGGAATTGCAGAAAAAAGAAGTGATTGAAGTGAAAAAGGGCTCGTTCCTTGGATTTGTACAGGACGCGACAATTGATATGAAAAACGGCAAAATTGACGTGCTGCAAATTGGTGGAGCAGAAAGATCCCTATTCTTGGAATCGAAAATGAAGGATTTAAAGCAAATTAAGTATGACGACGTCCTTACAATCGGCAAAGATATCGTATTAGTAGGGAAAAAGGCTGATAAATGA
- the sigG gene encoding RNA polymerase sporulation sigma factor SigG — MMRTRVEICGIDTSNLPLLSNEVMKETFIRLQSGDESAREELVIGNLRLVLSLVQRFAYRGEQADDLFQVGCIGLLKSIDNFDLKHNVRFSTYAVPMIIGEIKRHLRDHHAIRVSRSLRDIAYKAIRAKEQFVNDHQKEPRISDLAEATGIPEDDILFALDAIQDPMSLHEPMNGDGGDPVYIMDQLQDKKVSEERWLTYVSVKETVSGMTERQQLILSKRFYLGQTQTEIAKELGISQAQISRLEKNAMQIIRDGMENK, encoded by the coding sequence ATGATGCGTACAAGAGTTGAAATCTGTGGTATCGATACGTCCAATTTGCCCTTACTGTCGAACGAAGTGATGAAAGAAACGTTTATCCGGCTTCAAAGTGGTGACGAATCGGCAAGAGAAGAGCTTGTAATTGGAAATTTGCGGTTAGTTTTAAGTCTTGTTCAAAGGTTTGCTTATAGGGGGGAGCAAGCAGACGATCTATTTCAGGTTGGCTGCATCGGATTATTGAAGTCCATTGACAATTTTGATTTGAAACATAATGTCCGATTTTCAACATATGCCGTCCCGATGATCATCGGTGAGATCAAAAGACATTTGAGAGACCATCATGCCATTAGGGTATCCAGATCGCTCCGTGATATAGCTTATAAAGCAATCCGGGCAAAGGAACAATTCGTGAATGATCATCAGAAAGAGCCTAGAATATCCGATCTTGCAGAAGCGACGGGCATTCCTGAGGATGATATTTTATTTGCTCTGGACGCAATACAAGATCCGATGTCCCTCCATGAACCGATGAATGGCGACGGCGGTGATCCTGTTTATATTATGGATCAATTGCAGGATAAGAAAGTGTCGGAAGAGCGTTGGTTGACGTATGTGTCGGTTAAGGAGACTGTGTCGGGCATGACGGAAAGGCAGCAGCTTATTCTGTCCAAGCGATTCTACTTAGGGCAGACACAAACCGAAATTGCAAAAGAACTAGGCATTTCCCAAGCCCAAATTTCAAGACTTGAGAAAAATGCAATGCAAATTATTAGAGATGGCATGGAAAATAAATAA
- the sigE gene encoding RNA polymerase sporulation sigma factor SigE, producing MLQGLKKWLAIVKSFFTRKKSGTYYIGGHESLPKPLTRDEEAIAIRAFMEGDMDARDTLIEKNLRLVVYIARRFDNTNTHIEDLISIGTIGLIKAIETFKSDRNIKLATYASRCIENEILMHLRKTNRTRSEISFDEPLNSDADGNELLLSDILGTDEHIIIDDVEKKLERQHMIEAISTLDEREKYIMECRFGLTGRLEMTQKEVAELLGISQSYISRLEKKIISDLRDRLNHPIA from the coding sequence ATGTTGCAGGGACTTAAAAAATGGTTGGCGATTGTCAAGAGCTTCTTCACTAGAAAAAAGAGCGGTACGTATTACATCGGCGGCCATGAATCGCTTCCAAAGCCATTAACACGGGATGAAGAAGCAATTGCAATCCGGGCTTTCATGGAAGGGGACATGGATGCGAGGGATACGCTCATTGAAAAGAATCTTAGGCTTGTTGTTTACATTGCCCGTCGTTTTGATAACACGAATACACATATTGAAGATTTAATTAGCATCGGGACAATCGGACTTATAAAAGCGATCGAAACATTTAAAAGCGATCGCAATATTAAACTGGCGACATATGCTTCAAGATGTATTGAAAATGAGATACTTATGCATTTAAGAAAAACGAATAGGACCCGGTCGGAAATTTCTTTTGATGAACCGTTAAATTCCGATGCAGATGGAAATGAGCTTTTGCTGTCCGATATTCTGGGAACAGATGAGCATATTATTATTGACGACGTTGAAAAGAAATTAGAACGGCAACATATGATTGAAGCGATCAGCACTTTGGATGAACGGGAGAAATATATAATGGAATGCCGCTTCGGATTGACAGGAAGACTCGAAATGACACAAAAGGAAGTTGCAGAACTACTTGGTATTTCTCAATCTTATATATCCCGTCTTGAAAAAAAAATCATCTCAGATTTACGTGACAGACTGAATCACCCTATCGCCTGA
- a CDS encoding sigma-E processing peptidase SpoIIGA → MYGELIIGINMVFNYVILSFANRMVKAQATRLRLLLASLAGAFPVVLFPDSWIAIFVAFGVMIVCAFGISITSLGNPAVIVLVGALFAGGALTVFMDKFMFSDSKSTVFISALLAYVFLYLLKTKWLDVRMARQLSSYSVESVLSIWNETISIPSFIDTGNRCTEPLSGEPVHFVSFKSVERFMPEELKGPLLTWKTEDMPQLSIFPKKFQKSLRLIRLQTVQGASWAVGFKFDRWVVGEGSELQVGYIVFTKQDNRYPEGAGAIMHASALESITTERGTSHVAGT, encoded by the coding sequence ATGTATGGAGAACTCATTATCGGCATTAACATGGTCTTCAATTATGTGATTTTGTCCTTTGCAAACCGGATGGTCAAGGCACAAGCTACTAGGCTCCGTCTATTGCTAGCTTCGTTGGCTGGGGCATTTCCTGTTGTTCTATTCCCTGATTCCTGGATCGCCATCTTCGTGGCTTTCGGTGTAATGATTGTCTGTGCATTCGGAATATCAATTACCTCACTCGGCAACCCAGCTGTCATTGTATTGGTCGGTGCACTTTTCGCTGGTGGCGCGCTAACGGTTTTCATGGATAAGTTCATGTTTTCAGATTCTAAGTCCACAGTTTTCATCAGTGCACTTTTAGCTTATGTTTTTCTGTATTTATTAAAGACAAAGTGGTTGGATGTAAGAATGGCTCGACAGCTGTCCTCCTATTCTGTCGAGTCGGTTTTGTCCATTTGGAATGAAACGATTTCAATTCCGAGTTTCATCGATACAGGAAATCGATGCACAGAGCCACTTTCAGGAGAACCGGTGCACTTTGTTTCATTCAAATCAGTGGAACGCTTTATGCCCGAAGAGTTGAAAGGGCCTTTGCTTACATGGAAAACAGAAGACATGCCCCAACTTTCAATTTTCCCAAAGAAATTTCAAAAAAGTTTGCGGTTGATCCGTCTTCAGACGGTCCAAGGTGCTTCCTGGGCGGTCGGTTTTAAGTTTGACAGATGGGTCGTCGGAGAAGGGAGTGAGCTGCAAGTAGGCTATATCGTCTTTACCAAGCAGGATAACAGGTATCCGGAAGGGGCAGGCGCCATAATGCACGCCTCCGCATTGGAATCCATTACAACCGAAAGGGGAACGAGTCATGTTGCAGGGACTTAA
- the ftsZ gene encoding cell division protein FtsZ yields MLDFDTNVDALAVIKVIGVGGGGNNAVNRMIEHGVQGVEFIAVNTDAQALNLSEAGVKLQIGAKLTRGLGAGANPDVGKKAAEESREQIEEALRGADMVFVTAGMGGGTGTGAAPVIAQVAKDLGALTVGVVTRPFTFEGRKRQTQAIGGIAAMKESVDTLIVIPNDKLLEIVDKNTPMLEAFREADNVLRQGVQGISDLIAVPGLINLDFADVKTIMSNKGSALMGIGMSTGENRAAEAAKKAISSPLLETSIDGAKGVLMNITGGSNLSLFEVQEAADIVASASDEDVNMIFGSVINDGLKDEILVTVIATGFSEEQLSPSKPSRNPGFGAARQREPQPVQQQPSHTRREEPQQHFQQPEPTRQQQGHQQEDALDIPTFLRNRRR; encoded by the coding sequence ATGCTGGATTTTGATACAAATGTCGATGCACTCGCAGTCATTAAGGTGATTGGAGTCGGTGGCGGCGGAAATAACGCGGTTAATCGCATGATTGAACATGGAGTGCAAGGTGTTGAATTCATTGCAGTGAATACGGATGCGCAAGCGCTTAATTTATCCGAAGCTGGAGTGAAATTGCAAATCGGAGCCAAATTGACTCGTGGACTAGGTGCGGGGGCAAACCCTGATGTAGGGAAAAAAGCGGCTGAAGAAAGCCGTGAACAAATAGAAGAGGCGCTTCGCGGCGCTGATATGGTGTTCGTAACTGCCGGTATGGGCGGAGGTACAGGAACAGGTGCCGCACCAGTGATCGCCCAAGTGGCAAAGGATCTTGGAGCGCTTACGGTAGGTGTTGTCACACGCCCATTCACTTTCGAAGGAAGAAAACGCCAAACGCAAGCTATCGGTGGAATCGCGGCGATGAAAGAATCGGTAGATACGCTGATCGTCATTCCAAATGATAAATTGTTGGAGATTGTCGATAAAAACACGCCGATGCTTGAAGCATTCCGTGAAGCTGACAATGTTCTCCGTCAAGGGGTGCAAGGGATTTCAGACTTGATCGCTGTCCCTGGACTTATCAACTTGGACTTTGCAGACGTGAAGACGATCATGTCCAATAAAGGTTCTGCACTTATGGGAATCGGTATGTCGACAGGTGAAAACCGCGCTGCAGAAGCTGCAAAAAAAGCCATTTCAAGCCCACTTCTCGAAACGTCGATCGATGGAGCTAAAGGTGTCTTGATGAATATTACAGGCGGGTCCAATCTAAGCTTGTTTGAAGTTCAAGAAGCAGCAGATATTGTTGCTTCCGCTTCCGATGAAGATGTTAATATGATTTTCGGTTCTGTCATTAATGATGGCTTGAAGGACGAAATCCTTGTTACAGTCATCGCGACAGGATTCAGTGAAGAGCAATTGAGTCCTTCAAAGCCTTCAAGGAATCCAGGATTCGGCGCTGCACGTCAACGTGAACCTCAGCCTGTGCAACAACAGCCTTCGCATACGCGACGGGAAGAGCCACAACAGCATTTCCAACAGCCTGAGCCGACACGACAACAGCAAGGCCATCAGCAAGAGGATGCTTTGGACATTCCGACATTCTTACGCAACCGCAGAAGATAA